A window of Calonectris borealis chromosome 3, bCalBor7.hap1.2, whole genome shotgun sequence contains these coding sequences:
- the PRDM1 gene encoding PR domain zinc finger protein 1 isoform X1 gives MRYVNPGYSVQEQNLAACQNGMNIYFYTIKPIPANQELLVWYCRDFAERLHYPSSRELTMMNLTQTHVNPKQHGADKDELYQKSIPKKEHSVKEILKMESSPPKGKDFFQTNISPVTPEKDLDDLRKNYSPERCFFPRVVYPIRPHIPEDYLKASLAYGMDRPSYVTHSPIQTSTTPSPSGRSSPDQSLKSSSPHSSPGVTVSPLAPTSQEHREPYSYLNGSYGSEGLGSSYPGYAPPGHLPPAFLPSYNPHYPKFLLPPFSMSCNNLSALNNINGINNFNLFPRMYPLYGNLLSGGSLSHHMLNPTTLPSSLPSEGGRRLLQPDHPRDFLIPAPNSAFSITGAAASMKDKPCSPTSGSPTAGTAASSEHIMQPKPTSVVLAATGGEEAMNLIKSKRNVTGYKTLPYPLKKQNGKIKYECNVCSKTFGQLSNLKVHLRVHSGERPFKCQTCNKGFTQLAHLQKHYLVHTGEKPHECQVCHKRFSSTSNLKTHLRLHSGEKPYQCKLCPAKFTQFVHLKLHKRLHTRERPHKCIHCHKSYIHLCSLQVHLKGNCPVAPASGLSMEDLNRINEEIEKFDISDNADKLEEVEDNIDLTSIVEKDILTMLRREMEGANLKVSLQRNLGNGLISSGCNLYESSDMSIMKLPHGHPLPLLPVKVKQETVEPMDP, from the exons CACAAACCCATGTTAATCCAAAGCAGCATGGTGCTGATAAAGATGAGCTCTATCAGAAAAGCATCCCAAAGAAGGAGCACAGTGtgaaagaaatcctgaaaatGGAATCCAGTCCTCCAAAAGGAAAAGACTTCTTCCAGACCAACATTTCACCAGTTACTCCAGAAAAAGACTTAGATGATTTGCGTAAGAACTACAGCCCAGAGAGGTGTTTCTTCCCTCGAGTTGTCTACCCAATCCGACCTCACATTCCAGAAGACTATCTGAAAGCTTCCTTAGCGTACGGGATGGACAGACCCAGCTACGTTACTCACTCACCCATCCAGACGTCTACTACGCCGAGTCCTTCCGGGAGGAGCAGCCCAGACCAAAGTTTAAAAAGTTCAAGCCCTCACAGCAGTCCAGGGGTCACGGTTTCACCTCTGGCACCTACTTCCCAAGAGCACAGAGAGCCATACTCCTACTTGAACGGATCGTACGGCTCAGAAGGATTGGGGTCTTCTTATCCTGGATATGCACCCCCTGGCCACCTCCCACCTGCCTTTCTACCGTCCTATAACCCCCACTACCCCAAATTCCTGTTACCTCCTTTCAGTATGAGCTGTAATAACCTGAGCGCTTTGAACAATATCAACGGCATCAACAATTTCAATCTCTTCCCAAGGATGTATCCTCTTTATGGCAACCTGCTCAGCGGAGGTAGCCTTTCCCACCACATGTTGAACCCCACCACGCTCCCCAGTTCATTGCCCAGTGAAGGAGGCCGTCGATTGCTGCAGCCTGATCATCCGAGAGACTTCCTCATACCAGCACCTAACAGTGCCTTCTCTATCACGGGCGCTGCTGCCAGCATGAAGGACAAGCCATGCAGCCCCACCAGCGGGTCACCcacagctggcacagcagccAGTTCAGAACACATAATGCAACCTAAACCTACCTCAGTGGTGTTGGCTGCCACCGGCGGTGAAGAAGCCATGAATCTCATTAAAAGTAAGAGGAATGTGACCGGTTACAAAACCCTCCCATACCCACTGAAGAAGCAGAACGGGAAGATCAAGTACGAATGCAACGTTTGCTCCAAGACCTTTGGCCAGCTCTCCAATCTGAAG GTGCACCTCCGAGTACACAGCGGAGAGAGACCATTTAAATGCCAGACTTGCAATAAAGGCTTCACGCAGCTGGCTCACCTCCAGAAGCACTATCTGGTACACACGGGAGAAAAACCCCACGAGTGTCAG GTTTGTCACAAGCGGTTCAGCAGCACCAGCAATCTCAAAACCCACCTGCGGCTCCACTCTGGAGAGAAGCCTTACCAGTGCAAGCTCTGCCCGGCCAAATTCACCCAGTTTGTGCACCTGAAGCTGCACAAGCGTCTCCACACCCGCGAACGTCCCCATAAATGCATCCACTGCCACAAGAGCTACATTCACCTCTGCAGCCTCCAGGTCCACCTGAAGGGCAACTGCCCTGTCGCCCCTGCCTCCGGCCTCTCGATGGAGGACCTGAATCGAATCAACGAGGAGATCGAGAAGTTCGACATCAGTGACAATGCCGACAAGTTGGAAGAAGTGGAGGACAATATCGACTTAACATCGATCGTGGAGAAGGATATACTGACCATGCTCAGAAGGGAAATGGAAGGCGCTAATCTGAAGGTATCTCTACAGAGGAACCTGGGAAATGGACTTATCTCCTCAGGATGCAACCTTTACGAGTCGTCAGATATGTCAATTATGAAGTTGCCTCACGGTCACCCACTACCTCTGTTACCTGTAAAGGTCAAGCAAGAAACAGTTGAACCAATGGACCCTTAA